In a single window of the Oscillospiraceae bacterium genome:
- a CDS encoding sn-glycerol-1-phosphate dehydrogenase has protein sequence MDLSQILKSTENCPCGRTHTVDIKAVEIASGLVNKVGEILEKYDFPKRILVVSDNNAMRVSKGILDNLMAHGFVFDARIYDNMRTADIREVKEIEALCPNVDAILAIGTGSVDDICRYAAARQGKRFAIFGTAPSMDGYASDSSPITEGAFKLTCPAKQPEIIIADTKILASAPVELKAAGFGDMIAKCVGLVDWRVSNILTGEYYCENIANLTREAVRRIISLADKITLENEESAGAVMEALIFTGIAMKMAGTSRPASGCEHIISHFWESKKLEEGHISDYHGKKVGVATLIVAKTYHEMAKLESIKAHKENLDWQEIRDAYGPNLSVDMMKLNTPTVTDEVDPKLFEEKWPEIRNIIKEELPDYDTLVDLFKRAGAVTTIEEIAVTPELCALAYKFHPFMRHRLNIMRLRWMFDYPTDYKA, from the coding sequence ATGGATCTTTCACAAATTCTCAAAAGCACCGAGAACTGTCCTTGCGGAAGAACCCACACCGTTGACATCAAGGCCGTCGAAATAGCAAGCGGTCTTGTTAACAAGGTGGGCGAGATTCTGGAAAAGTACGATTTTCCTAAACGCATACTTGTCGTGTCCGATAACAACGCTATGCGCGTATCCAAAGGTATTCTTGACAATCTTATGGCACACGGATTTGTATTCGATGCCAGAATTTACGATAACATGCGTACTGCCGATATACGCGAGGTAAAGGAGATAGAGGCTCTTTGCCCCAATGTGGATGCAATTCTTGCAATAGGCACAGGCTCGGTGGACGATATCTGCCGTTATGCCGCTGCACGCCAGGGTAAGCGATTTGCTATTTTCGGCACTGCTCCATCAATGGACGGCTACGCTTCCGACTCCTCCCCCATTACCGAGGGCGCGTTCAAGCTGACCTGTCCCGCAAAGCAGCCTGAAATCATTATTGCCGACACAAAAATACTGGCAAGCGCTCCCGTCGAGCTTAAAGCCGCCGGCTTCGGAGATATGATTGCAAAATGCGTGGGACTTGTGGATTGGCGCGTATCCAACATACTCACAGGCGAGTATTACTGCGAAAACATCGCAAATCTGACACGTGAAGCTGTAAGACGCATAATTTCATTGGCGGACAAAATCACTCTCGAAAACGAAGAAAGTGCCGGTGCAGTTATGGAGGCTCTTATATTTACGGGTATTGCCATGAAAATGGCAGGTACTTCCCGTCCGGCATCCGGCTGCGAGCACATAATTTCCCACTTCTGGGAAAGCAAAAAGCTGGAAGAGGGGCATATTTCAGACTACCATGGCAAAAAAGTGGGTGTTGCCACATTGATTGTAGCTAAGACCTATCACGAAATGGCAAAGCTTGAATCCATAAAGGCTCACAAGGAAAATCTCGACTGGCAAGAGATCAGGGATGCATACGGTCCCAACCTTTCCGTCGACATGATGAAGCTTAACACTCCCACTGTAACAGATGAGGTCGACCCCAAGCTGTTTGAAGAAAAATGGCCCGAGATACGCAATATAATCAAAGAGGAATTGCCCGACTACGACACCCTGGTTGACCTTTTCAAGCGTGCAGGCGCGGTTACAACCATCGAGGAAATTGCAGTTACCCCTGAGCTTTGCGCTTTGGCGTATAAATTCCATCCATTCATGAGACACCGTCTTAATATCATGAGACTGAGATGGATGTTCGACTATCCCACAGACTACAAAGCTTAA
- a CDS encoding alpha/beta hydrolase: protein MLSKFKYKEFYFEERKAIIYYPSCEPNGRMLLKTEYLCAFPNFDAAMLDRGYHLIHIFKESCWAPDYETERMARFVKYCANELNASERCVVEGMSCGGLQGAKLAELHPELVAVLYLDAAVLNILSMAGLGEIKCDEADMVYMWRELVAAYGVNRSTIINFRKSPIDNMAPLIENNIPVIMLYGAADNTVVYEENGKVLEDYYKEHGGTIKVIAKSMCKHHPHGLDNPAPIIEFCEKHYK from the coding sequence ATGTTGAGCAAGTTTAAGTACAAGGAGTTTTATTTTGAGGAACGCAAGGCAATAATCTACTATCCCAGCTGTGAGCCCAACGGCAGAATGCTTCTGAAAACCGAATATCTGTGTGCATTCCCCAACTTTGATGCGGCAATGCTGGACAGAGGCTATCATCTTATCCACATTTTCAAGGAATCCTGCTGGGCACCGGATTACGAAACCGAAAGAATGGCAAGATTTGTAAAGTACTGCGCAAATGAACTTAATGCCTCCGAAAGATGTGTTGTTGAAGGCATGAGCTGCGGCGGCTTGCAGGGCGCTAAGCTTGCAGAGCTTCATCCTGAATTGGTTGCCGTTCTGTATCTTGATGCGGCGGTTCTCAATATTCTCAGTATGGCAGGCCTTGGCGAAATTAAGTGCGATGAGGCGGATATGGTTTATATGTGGCGCGAGCTTGTTGCAGCTTACGGCGTGAACCGCTCCACTATCATCAACTTCAGAAAGAGTCCAATTGATAACATGGCTCCTTTGATAGAAAATAATATCCCCGTTATCATGCTTTACGGCGCGGCCGATAACACGGTTGTTTATGAGGAAAACGGCAAAGTGCTGGAGGATTACTACAAGGAACACGGCGGTACAATCAAGGTTATTGCAAAATCTATGTGCAAGCATCATCCCCACGGTCTTGATAATCCCGCACCTATTATTGAGTTCTGCGAAAAGCACTACAAATAA
- a CDS encoding glutamine--tRNA ligase/YqeY domain fusion protein has translation MEEINNFIHDIIDADLAEGKVNEIHTRFPPEPNGYLHIGSAKAIWINSGTAQKYGGKFNLRYDDTNPAKEDDEYVKSIYEDLTWLGAVPNGGVFYGSDYFDKCYEYAIKLIKDGKAYVCDLDADQMREYRGTLTEPGKESPYRNRSVEENLELFEKMKNGEFPDGYCTLRAKIDMASPNMNMRDPAIYRISRAEHHRQGNKWCIYPLYDYAHPIQDALEGITHSLCSLEFENHRPLYDWVVDNIGFEKKPHQYEFARLNVTYTVMSKRYLRQLVEEKIVDGWDDPRMPTLCGLRRRGYTAQSVIEFVKKAGVAKAYSLVDIGLLEFCIRDELNLTAQRRIAVMEPLKVEITNYPEDKVEYFEVSNNPNDENAGTRKVPFTRELYVERSDFLPEKAPKFFRLYPGGEVRLMGAYIVKCESFDTDENGNVTKLYCTADIETANGNPADGRKIKGTIHWLSAQHCIDSDIMQYDRLFTVDNLTVLPEGKTYGDYLNKDSAIKLTGCKLEESLKDAKPGDKFQFVRTGYFCKDTKNPDTFNSIVSLKESKSK, from the coding sequence ATGGAAGAGATTAATAACTTTATACACGATATAATCGATGCTGACCTTGCCGAAGGTAAGGTTAACGAAATTCATACACGTTTTCCTCCCGAGCCTAACGGTTATCTTCACATCGGAAGCGCTAAGGCTATATGGATAAACTCCGGTACAGCGCAGAAGTACGGCGGTAAATTCAATCTGCGCTATGACGACACCAACCCTGCCAAAGAGGATGACGAGTACGTAAAATCTATATATGAAGACCTTACCTGGCTGGGCGCAGTGCCCAACGGCGGTGTTTTTTACGGCTCTGACTATTTTGATAAGTGCTATGAGTATGCCATAAAGCTTATTAAGGACGGCAAGGCGTACGTGTGCGACCTTGATGCAGATCAGATGCGCGAATACCGCGGAACCCTTACCGAGCCGGGCAAGGAAAGCCCCTACCGCAATCGCAGTGTGGAGGAAAACCTTGAACTGTTCGAAAAGATGAAAAACGGTGAGTTCCCCGACGGTTACTGTACTCTCAGAGCTAAAATCGACATGGCTTCCCCAAATATGAATATGCGCGACCCTGCCATTTACCGTATTTCCCGTGCTGAGCATCACCGTCAGGGAAACAAGTGGTGCATATATCCTCTTTATGATTATGCACATCCTATTCAGGATGCATTGGAGGGTATTACTCACTCTCTGTGTTCTTTGGAATTTGAAAACCACCGTCCTCTTTATGACTGGGTTGTGGATAATATCGGCTTTGAAAAGAAGCCTCATCAGTACGAATTTGCACGCCTTAATGTTACCTATACCGTAATGAGCAAGCGCTATCTGCGTCAGCTTGTTGAGGAAAAGATAGTTGACGGCTGGGATGACCCCAGAATGCCCACTCTTTGCGGTTTAAGACGCAGAGGCTACACCGCTCAGTCTGTCATCGAATTTGTTAAAAAAGCAGGTGTTGCCAAGGCATACAGCCTTGTTGATATAGGACTTCTGGAATTCTGCATACGCGACGAATTGAACCTTACCGCTCAGCGCCGTATTGCAGTTATGGAGCCTCTTAAAGTGGAAATAACCAACTATCCCGAGGATAAGGTGGAATACTTTGAAGTTTCCAACAACCCCAATGACGAAAACGCAGGTACACGTAAGGTCCCCTTCACGCGCGAGCTGTATGTTGAAAGAAGTGACTTCCTGCCCGAAAAAGCTCCTAAGTTTTTCCGTCTGTATCCGGGCGGTGAGGTGCGTCTTATGGGCGCGTATATCGTAAAGTGCGAGTCCTTTGACACCGACGAAAACGGCAATGTCACAAAGCTTTACTGCACTGCGGATATCGAAACCGCAAACGGCAATCCCGCCGACGGCAGAAAGATAAAGGGAACTATTCACTGGCTGAGTGCACAGCACTGCATAGACAGCGATATTATGCAGTATGACCGTCTGTTTACCGTTGATAATCTTACCGTTCTTCCTGAGGGCAAAACCTACGGCGACTATCTCAACAAGGATTCCGCAATAAAGCTTACCGGCTGTAAGCTTGAAGAGTCGCTTAAAGACGCAAAGCCCGGTGACAAATTCCAGTTTGTTCGTACCGGTTATTTCTGCAAGGACACCAAAAACCCCGATACTTTCAACAGCATTGTATCACTTAAAGAAAGCAAAAGTAAATAA
- a CDS encoding glutamate--tRNA ligase, protein MTQQERNELAELLYPKATLTTDEVERMFPKRQLPEGARVTRMAPSPTGFVHFGNLFPALTSERLAHQSGGVMILRIEDTDAKRAVEGAVEIIINSLKHYNIIFDEGATMTEDIGIYGPYYQSRRAEIYQAFAKKLIREGKAYPCFCTEEELEQLRAQQEASKENFGYYGKFAKHRDMSLEEIKAELAQGKPFALRFRSEGSLSNKIPFDDIIKGHIEVTENDIDHVLLKSDGIPTYHFAHAIDDHFMGTTHVIRGDEWLSTLPLHLQLFDALGFEKLKYMHISPLMKMDGDSKRKLSKRKDPEAALTFYQAQGYPVLAVLDYVMMLLNSNYEEWRIQNPAAPYTDFEFKAENMSVSGSLFDIVKLNDVSKNIISTMTSQQVYDYVADWADEYDKDFAALIKSDKDYAVRIFSIGRGGEKPRKDLAMWSEAKAYMGFFYDELYEITCDFPENISKEDTRNILESYKNIYVQGETQEEWFGRITALATENGFAAKPKEYKKNPDAYKGHVGDVSMILRIAVSGRQNSPDMYEIMEILGKERVIERIDNALKAL, encoded by the coding sequence ATGACACAACAGGAAAGAAATGAATTAGCCGAGCTTTTGTATCCAAAAGCTACTCTTACAACAGACGAGGTTGAACGTATGTTCCCCAAGCGTCAGCTTCCGGAGGGCGCAAGGGTAACACGTATGGCGCCCAGCCCTACGGGCTTTGTGCATTTCGGAAATCTGTTCCCGGCGCTTACCAGTGAGCGTCTTGCTCACCAGAGCGGTGGTGTTATGATTCTCAGAATAGAGGATACAGATGCTAAGCGTGCGGTAGAGGGTGCGGTTGAAATAATAATTAACTCTCTTAAGCACTATAACATTATCTTTGACGAAGGCGCTACCATGACCGAAGACATAGGTATCTACGGTCCTTATTACCAGAGCAGACGCGCCGAAATATACCAGGCTTTTGCCAAAAAGCTTATCCGCGAGGGTAAGGCATATCCCTGCTTCTGCACTGAAGAAGAGCTGGAACAGCTCCGCGCACAGCAGGAAGCTTCCAAGGAAAACTTCGGTTACTACGGAAAGTTCGCAAAGCACCGCGATATGAGCCTCGAAGAAATAAAAGCTGAACTGGCTCAGGGCAAGCCTTTTGCACTTCGCTTCAGAAGCGAAGGAAGCCTTTCCAATAAAATTCCCTTTGATGACATTATAAAAGGTCATATCGAGGTTACCGAAAACGACATTGACCATGTGCTTCTAAAGTCCGACGGTATCCCAACTTACCACTTTGCGCATGCTATTGACGACCACTTTATGGGCACTACCCATGTAATACGCGGCGATGAATGGCTTTCCACACTTCCGCTGCATCTCCAGCTTTTTGATGCACTGGGCTTTGAAAAGTTGAAATATATGCATATTTCGCCTCTTATGAAAATGGACGGCGATTCCAAACGCAAGCTTTCCAAGCGTAAAGACCCCGAGGCGGCGCTGACCTTCTATCAGGCACAGGGTTATCCCGTGTTGGCAGTGCTCGACTATGTTATGATGCTTCTTAATTCCAATTATGAGGAATGGCGCATTCAGAATCCTGCTGCGCCATACACCGATTTTGAGTTCAAGGCTGAGAATATGAGTGTTTCCGGCTCGCTGTTTGACATTGTAAAGCTTAATGACGTAAGTAAGAACATAATAAGCACCATGACATCACAGCAGGTTTATGACTATGTTGCCGACTGGGCTGATGAATATGACAAGGACTTTGCCGCACTTATAAAATCCGATAAGGACTACGCAGTTCGTATCTTCAGCATAGGACGTGGCGGCGAAAAGCCCCGCAAGGACCTTGCAATGTGGAGCGAAGCCAAGGCATATATGGGATTTTTCTACGACGAGCTTTATGAAATCACCTGTGATTTCCCTGAGAACATCTCTAAGGAAGACACAAGAAACATTCTCGAAAGCTACAAAAACATTTACGTTCAGGGCGAAACTCAGGAGGAATGGTTTGGCAGAATTACTGCTCTTGCCACCGAAAACGGCTTTGCCGCCAAGCCCAAGGAATACAAGAAGAACCCCGATGCATATAAGGGACATGTGGGTGATGTCAGCATGATACTGCGCATTGCCGTTTCCGGCAGACAGAACTCTCCTGATATGTATGAAATAATGGAAATACTGGGCAAGGAGCGTGTTATCGAGAGAATCGACAACGCACTCAAGGCTCTGTAA
- a CDS encoding ROK family transcriptional regulator yields MLENHVGNVQLMQRLNRLKVLNIVRKHTTIQRADIARLSGLSLSSVTNIVNYLMSLGLILDSARETEIHVGRKAAILEFNYAAYKFVCCAVTKSEIITVLCGLDGRIFDKCQADIPDGNEIEDVICRQTMEIINRNGRDRVLAVGIAISAMVTDGGNTVFSSSLGCSLHGFYDRIIAKVQLPVIVENLSITNAVYYADKKRFIDKKNLLFIDFIGGIGAVQLFCGEVNRAFAGEIGHTTIDPHSDEMCVCGNRGCLERLCSVERLMRLSGAHTIDDLVEKYKTGFKPAVDAVKECMEYLGISVANLVDTLGPDRIILNGADIFDSHEIYELFISNVKNRAYGKLVEKTSFTLTHIENVEVICGMALHLCDVVFDISFDKGIIE; encoded by the coding sequence TTGTTAGAAAATCATGTTGGTAATGTTCAGCTGATGCAAAGGCTCAACAGACTTAAGGTTCTTAATATAGTGCGCAAGCACACCACAATTCAACGTGCCGATATTGCCAGACTTTCGGGGCTCAGTCTTTCTTCCGTAACAAATATAGTAAATTATCTTATGTCACTGGGGCTTATCCTGGACAGTGCGCGTGAAACCGAAATACACGTAGGACGCAAGGCGGCGATTCTTGAGTTCAATTATGCTGCGTACAAATTTGTTTGCTGTGCCGTTACGAAGAGCGAGATAATCACGGTATTGTGTGGTCTGGACGGCAGAATTTTTGACAAATGTCAAGCTGATATTCCCGACGGAAATGAAATAGAGGACGTTATTTGCCGTCAAACCATGGAAATAATCAATCGAAACGGCAGAGACCGTGTGTTGGCGGTAGGAATAGCTATTTCCGCAATGGTAACGGATGGCGGAAACACAGTGTTCTCATCTTCACTCGGATGCAGTCTGCACGGTTTTTACGACAGAATTATAGCTAAGGTGCAGCTCCCCGTGATTGTAGAGAATCTTAGCATAACCAACGCCGTATATTATGCAGATAAAAAAAGGTTCATCGATAAAAAGAATCTTTTGTTTATAGATTTTATAGGCGGAATAGGCGCTGTACAGCTTTTCTGCGGAGAGGTAAACCGTGCTTTCGCAGGTGAGATAGGGCATACCACCATTGACCCGCACAGTGACGAAATGTGTGTTTGCGGTAATCGCGGATGCCTTGAAAGGCTTTGCAGTGTTGAACGTCTTATGCGACTTTCGGGCGCGCATACCATTGATGATTTGGTGGAAAAATACAAAACGGGCTTCAAGCCGGCGGTTGATGCGGTGAAGGAATGCATGGAATACCTGGGTATTTCGGTTGCAAACCTTGTCGATACTCTGGGACCCGACAGAATTATACTTAACGGTGCCGATATTTTTGACAGTCACGAAATTTATGAGCTGTTTATTTCCAATGTCAAGAACCGTGCATACGGAAAGCTGGTTGAAAAAACATCCTTTACCCTTACACACATCGAAAATGTCGAAGTTATATGCGGAATGGCGCTTCATCTTTGCGATGTGGTGTTTGACATATCTTTTGATAAAGGCATAATAGAATAA